A region from the Oceanidesulfovibrio marinus genome encodes:
- a CDS encoding glucan biosynthesis protein G — translation MKQHSRLSIGPALIGASTLLAALILAIPGTSLLGSGIASANQEFSYNSVIDLAQELSKNPYVEAAPLPEPFSPLDYDAWRDIRFDPEKSLWRKQKLPFEVQLFHPGFLYQNTVSINIVDNGKAEELPVEKSMFTYGRNRTLGEQLPEVIGAAGFRIHAPINTRKYFDEFLVFLGASYFRAVGKGQNYGISARGLAVDTALPKGEEFPWFRKFWIVKPNRKDKDLVIYALLDSQSLTGAYAFRVWPGTTTQVDVAARIFLRNPVEKLGFAPLTSMFFYGENSLPSPRMGWRPEVHDSDGLLVNLANGEWLWRPLQNLRTLQLSSFEANDVQGFGVLQRDRNFHDYEDLEAHYEQRPSVWIEPIGAWGNGHMELVQIPSDQEIHDNIVAYWTPDTLPTDDQPLAFEYRMRWMGDPAELSPGGYVTSTRVGRVHKQEDAKEEQDGEVYIFVVDFGGETLAKIDPDEEELSANVDVGQGAELLEQQVFPNPETKGWRLSFKVRFASKSTLERMLPDKEGPIELRAFLRHKDDVLSETWSYTFKPELQE, via the coding sequence ATGAAGCAGCACAGCCGACTGTCCATCGGGCCTGCCCTCATTGGCGCGAGCACCCTGCTCGCGGCCCTGATCCTGGCGATTCCCGGGACCAGCCTGCTCGGTTCCGGCATTGCCTCCGCGAACCAGGAATTTTCGTACAACTCGGTCATCGACCTGGCACAGGAACTGAGCAAGAACCCATACGTGGAGGCCGCGCCCCTGCCGGAACCGTTCAGCCCCCTGGACTACGATGCCTGGCGGGATATCCGTTTCGATCCGGAGAAGTCCCTGTGGCGGAAGCAGAAGCTGCCCTTTGAAGTGCAGCTCTTCCACCCCGGCTTCCTCTATCAGAACACTGTCTCCATCAACATCGTGGACAACGGCAAGGCAGAGGAGCTGCCGGTGGAGAAGTCCATGTTCACCTATGGCCGCAACCGCACCCTGGGCGAGCAGCTTCCCGAGGTGATCGGCGCCGCCGGCTTCCGCATCCACGCCCCCATCAACACGCGCAAGTACTTCGACGAGTTCCTGGTCTTCCTGGGCGCCAGCTACTTCCGCGCCGTGGGCAAGGGCCAGAACTACGGCATCTCGGCCCGCGGCCTGGCCGTGGATACGGCGCTGCCCAAGGGCGAGGAGTTTCCCTGGTTCCGCAAGTTCTGGATCGTCAAGCCGAATCGCAAGGACAAGGACCTCGTCATCTACGCCCTGCTGGACAGCCAGAGCCTGACCGGGGCGTACGCCTTCCGCGTCTGGCCGGGCACCACCACGCAGGTCGACGTGGCGGCGCGCATCTTCCTGCGCAATCCTGTGGAAAAGCTTGGCTTTGCGCCGCTGACGAGCATGTTCTTCTATGGCGAGAACAGCCTGCCCAGCCCGCGCATGGGCTGGCGGCCCGAGGTGCACGACTCCGACGGCCTGCTGGTCAACCTGGCCAACGGCGAGTGGCTCTGGCGGCCGCTGCAGAACCTGCGCACCCTGCAGCTCTCCAGCTTCGAGGCCAATGACGTGCAAGGCTTCGGCGTGCTGCAGCGCGACCGCAACTTCCACGACTACGAGGATCTGGAAGCGCACTACGAGCAACGGCCCAGCGTGTGGATCGAGCCCATCGGCGCCTGGGGCAACGGCCACATGGAGCTGGTGCAGATTCCTTCGGACCAGGAGATTCACGACAACATCGTGGCTTACTGGACCCCGGACACCCTGCCCACCGATGACCAGCCCCTGGCCTTCGAGTACCGCATGCGCTGGATGGGCGACCCGGCCGAGCTCTCGCCCGGCGGCTACGTCACCTCCACCCGCGTTGGCCGTGTGCACAAGCAGGAGGACGCGAAGGAGGAGCAGGACGGTGAGGTCTACATCTTTGTTGTGGACTTTGGCGGCGAGACCCTGGCCAAGATCGATCCGGACGAAGAAGAGCTCTCCGCCAATGTGGATGTAGGCCAAGGCGCCGAGCTCCTGGAGCAGCAGGTCTTCCCCAACCCGGAGACCAAGGGCTGGCGTCTCTCCTTCAAGGTCCGCTTTGCCAGCAAGTCCACCCTGGAGCGCATGCTGCCCGACAAGGAGGGCCCCATCGAGCTACGCGCCTTCCTGCGCCACAAGGATGACGTGCTGAGCGAGACCTGGAGCTACACTTTCAAACCCGAGCTTCAGGAGTAG
- a CDS encoding cytochrome c3 family protein translates to MKKSLLVCLTAAALVLAFALPSIYAEDAPADGLVLDHTDDAKGYKVTFNHTSHASVDCTTCHHQEGDKQYASCVTEGCHSATDKAADLSWYKVVHNRKAGVKETCMSCHVETAGSDKELKKKLTGCMGSACHPK, encoded by the coding sequence ATGAAAAAATCCCTTCTGGTCTGCCTGACGGCGGCCGCCCTGGTACTGGCATTTGCCCTCCCGTCCATCTACGCCGAGGACGCCCCGGCAGATGGTCTCGTGCTTGACCACACCGATGATGCAAAGGGCTACAAGGTCACCTTCAACCATACCTCGCACGCCTCCGTGGACTGCACCACCTGCCACCACCAGGAAGGCGACAAGCAGTATGCCAGCTGCGTGACCGAAGGCTGCCACAGCGCCACCGACAAAGCCGCCGATCTCTCCTGGTACAAGGTTGTCCACAACCGCAAGGCCGGCGTCAAGGAAACCTGCATGTCCTGTCACGTCGAGACCGCCGGCAGCGACAAGGAACTCAAGAAGAAGCTGACGGGCTGCATGGGCTCCGCCTGCCACCCCAAATAA
- a CDS encoding ATP-binding protein, whose amino-acid sequence MVSPPRPFSRRSLAFRVSLIVVCVEVVIFFLVGLLYLQIHDRQMEKELGQRIRAVTRLVSSGALAYDALGDKDLVGRLVGKGFEEAMVVGFTGIIFNATDPSLVGRDIRSVPSLDPEWFTQARNGGFTHTIKHDGRHEIIAVFPVLNAADGAAFVYTFLRVDKSRVSQQSHEFFLVLLLGSALGGIVTSLALLVSFRRLVFSRLRQNMAVMERLTGGDLSARIPLLSPIRRDELGWMAHGFNEMAESMESNVTRLKQEVENRTQAEAALSRAKAELEERVERRTMDLDRSNRELKREIEERKAAEAAMRESHKRLQGILDHSPSAISLVNSDGRFIMANLHFMLLFAAGRTDIAGLSRAEVYGQENAQVLSVLEDQALAERKPMADEESFTVEGEVRTYMTTAFPLFNEYGAAFAACAIRTDVSDRKRLEAESLRAGQLASLGELAAGVAHEINNPLNGIVNYAEIIHDELADGPCHDLAAKIIHEGERVSRIVAKLLAFSRSRSEQFEPVQVREVVDDALQLLEGGVNRGRVAVDIQVDDTLPRIRARAHEIRQVLLNILNNALHAVTHGQTPRPDPLIRIEARTALHNSEAFVDISITDNGYGIPESAMNRILSPFFSLKPHNEGTGLGLSITHAIVKGHGGRLDIASKEHEYTRVTVSIPIYGDTSFS is encoded by the coding sequence ATGGTCTCTCCTCCACGCCCCTTCTCCCGCCGCAGTCTGGCCTTCCGGGTCAGCCTTATCGTGGTATGCGTGGAGGTGGTGATCTTTTTCCTGGTAGGTCTCTTGTATCTGCAAATCCACGACCGGCAGATGGAAAAAGAGCTGGGGCAGCGCATCCGCGCCGTCACCAGGCTGGTCTCCAGCGGGGCCCTGGCCTACGACGCCCTGGGCGACAAGGATCTTGTGGGGCGTCTGGTGGGCAAGGGTTTCGAGGAAGCCATGGTCGTCGGATTCACGGGGATCATCTTCAACGCCACGGACCCCTCTCTGGTGGGCCGTGATATCCGGTCCGTCCCGAGCCTCGACCCGGAATGGTTCACCCAGGCGCGCAACGGCGGGTTTACGCACACCATCAAACACGACGGACGCCACGAAATCATCGCGGTCTTCCCGGTGCTCAACGCGGCCGACGGCGCCGCCTTTGTCTACACGTTTCTGCGGGTGGACAAGAGCCGCGTCTCGCAGCAAAGCCACGAGTTCTTTCTGGTGCTTCTCCTGGGCTCCGCCCTGGGCGGCATCGTCACCTCGCTGGCGCTCCTCGTCAGCTTCCGCCGGCTCGTCTTTTCCCGGCTCAGGCAGAATATGGCCGTGATGGAGCGCCTGACCGGCGGCGATCTGAGCGCCCGCATTCCGCTGCTGTCGCCGATACGCAGGGACGAGCTCGGCTGGATGGCCCATGGCTTCAACGAGATGGCCGAGTCCATGGAAAGCAACGTCACGCGCCTGAAGCAGGAGGTGGAAAACCGCACCCAGGCCGAGGCGGCGCTTTCCAGAGCCAAGGCCGAACTCGAAGAGCGCGTGGAGCGCCGGACCATGGACCTGGACCGCTCCAACCGGGAGCTGAAGCGGGAGATCGAGGAGCGCAAGGCGGCCGAGGCGGCAATGCGTGAGAGTCACAAACGGCTCCAGGGAATTCTGGACCACTCGCCGTCCGCCATCAGCCTTGTGAACTCGGATGGCCGGTTCATCATGGCCAACCTGCACTTCATGCTGCTCTTTGCGGCCGGCCGGACGGATATCGCCGGGCTCTCGCGCGCAGAGGTGTACGGGCAGGAGAACGCGCAGGTTCTGAGCGTGCTGGAGGATCAGGCGCTGGCTGAACGCAAGCCGATGGCCGACGAGGAGTCCTTTACCGTGGAGGGCGAGGTGCGCACCTACATGACCACGGCCTTTCCCCTGTTCAACGAGTACGGGGCGGCCTTTGCGGCATGCGCCATTCGCACCGACGTGAGCGACAGGAAGCGTTTGGAGGCGGAGTCCCTCCGCGCCGGGCAGCTTGCCTCGCTGGGCGAGCTGGCGGCCGGGGTGGCGCACGAGATCAACAACCCGCTCAACGGCATCGTCAACTACGCCGAGATCATCCACGACGAGCTGGCCGACGGCCCCTGCCATGATCTCGCGGCCAAGATCATCCACGAAGGGGAGCGTGTCAGCCGCATCGTGGCCAAGCTGCTGGCGTTCTCACGGTCGCGGTCCGAGCAGTTCGAGCCCGTGCAGGTGCGCGAGGTGGTGGACGACGCATTGCAGCTTCTCGAAGGCGGCGTCAATCGCGGCCGGGTCGCCGTGGATATCCAGGTGGACGACACTCTGCCCCGCATCCGGGCCCGCGCCCACGAGATCCGCCAGGTGCTGCTGAACATACTGAACAACGCGCTGCACGCGGTGACGCATGGCCAGACGCCGAGGCCGGACCCGCTCATCCGCATCGAGGCGCGGACCGCGTTGCACAACAGCGAAGCGTTCGTGGATATTTCGATCACGGACAATGGGTACGGCATCCCCGAATCGGCCATGAACCGCATCCTTTCGCCCTTCTTCAGCCTGAAGCCGCACAACGAGGGCACGGGCCTCGGCCTGTCCATCACCCATGCCATCGTCAAGGGGCACGGCGGCCGGCTCGACATCGCCAGCAAGGAGCACGAATACACCCGCGTTACCGTATCCATACCTATATACGGTGACACGTCTTTCTCTTGA